The following are from one region of the Gryllotalpicola protaetiae genome:
- a CDS encoding proteasome assembly chaperone family protein: MRNPRELYELTAAAMDVPAGLPLVGGLTGFADAGGTVSQLGAYTLENLPRHELIALFDNDILLDYRARRPTFTFEQDHLTDYAPPKLALYLVDDEVGRPFLFLHGYEPDFEWEAFSAAVIGLIETLEVSSTTWVHAIPMPVPHTRPLSVTVSGNNAELIEQLSAWRPRTQAPATAMHLIEYRLTEREHLTTGFVVLVPHYLGDTEYPAALITALQSIAASTGLVFPTDFLRDDDRDFVANINEQVQSNQELERLVGALEERHDTYMQDNPIKRGLADAGNLPSADEIAAELEQFLAHQRRHGKDDAGDSLD; encoded by the coding sequence ATGCGCAACCCCCGCGAACTCTACGAGCTCACCGCCGCCGCGATGGACGTGCCGGCCGGGCTTCCGCTCGTGGGCGGTCTGACGGGGTTCGCCGACGCAGGCGGGACGGTTTCGCAGCTCGGCGCATACACGCTTGAGAACCTGCCGAGGCACGAGCTGATCGCGCTGTTCGACAACGACATCCTGCTCGACTACCGAGCGCGCAGACCGACCTTCACGTTCGAGCAGGACCACCTCACCGACTACGCGCCGCCGAAGCTCGCCCTCTACCTCGTCGACGACGAGGTCGGGCGGCCGTTCCTGTTCCTGCACGGCTACGAGCCCGACTTCGAATGGGAGGCGTTCAGCGCCGCCGTCATCGGCCTCATCGAGACGCTCGAGGTCTCGAGCACGACGTGGGTGCACGCGATCCCGATGCCGGTGCCCCACACCCGGCCGCTGTCGGTGACGGTGAGCGGCAACAACGCCGAGCTGATCGAGCAGCTCTCGGCGTGGCGGCCGCGCACGCAGGCGCCGGCGACCGCCATGCACCTGATCGAGTACCGCCTCACCGAGCGCGAGCACCTGACGACCGGGTTCGTCGTGCTCGTTCCGCACTACCTCGGTGACACCGAATACCCGGCGGCGCTGATCACGGCGCTGCAGAGCATCGCCGCATCGACGGGTCTCGTGTTCCCCACCGACTTCCTGCGCGACGACGACCGCGACTTCGTCGCCAACATCAACGAGCAGGTGCAGAGCAACCAGGAGCTCGAGCGGTTGGTCGGCGCGCTCGAGGAGCGGCACGACACGTATATGCAGGACAACCCGATCAAGCGCGGGCTGGCGGATGCCGGCAACCTGCCGTCGGCCGACGAGATCGCCGCCGAGCTGGAGCAGTTCCTGGCGCACCAGCGCCGCCACGGCAAGGACGACGCAGGCGATAGCCTTGACTGA
- the lpdA gene encoding dihydrolipoyl dehydrogenase: MADHTFDLVVLGGGSGGYAAALRAAELGSRVALIEKGKVGGTCLHRGCIPTKALLHSAEIADSARDAEKTGVLATFEGIDPERLAAYRDGVVARKYKGLQALIRARGITVVEGFGRLVSGTTVAVGDDVYEGRNVVLATGASARTLPGLEIGGRVITSDEALQLDHVPASVAVLGGGVIGVEFASLWRSLGAEVTIIEALPHLLPLEDEAISKGLERAFRRREIDFRLGVPFRGAEQTDAGVTVALENGDTIEVELLLVAVGRAPVTGGLGLEELGVELERGFVATDERLQTSVPGLYAVGDIVAGPQLAHRGFQHGVFVAEEIAGLAPAVIGDALIPKIAYCSPEVASVGLSEAAAVERYGADAVNAVSSYEYSLAGNARSEILGTNGVVKIVRVAGGPVVGIHLLGARVGELIGEAQLAVGWEAHPEDVAPFVHAHPTQNEALGEAFLKLAGKPLHAL; encoded by the coding sequence GTGGCAGACCACACCTTCGATCTCGTCGTGCTCGGCGGCGGCAGCGGAGGCTACGCGGCAGCGCTGCGCGCAGCCGAGCTCGGCTCCCGGGTCGCGCTCATCGAGAAAGGCAAGGTCGGCGGCACCTGCCTTCACCGCGGCTGCATCCCGACGAAGGCGCTGCTGCACAGCGCCGAGATCGCCGACTCCGCGCGCGATGCGGAGAAGACCGGCGTGCTGGCGACCTTCGAGGGCATCGACCCCGAGAGGCTCGCCGCCTACCGCGACGGCGTCGTCGCCAGGAAGTACAAAGGACTGCAGGCGCTCATCCGCGCCCGCGGCATCACCGTCGTCGAAGGGTTCGGGCGCCTGGTCTCCGGCACGACGGTCGCTGTCGGCGACGACGTCTACGAGGGACGCAACGTCGTGCTCGCGACCGGCGCTTCCGCTCGGACGCTTCCCGGGCTCGAGATCGGCGGCCGCGTGATCACGAGCGACGAGGCGCTGCAGCTCGACCACGTACCGGCCTCGGTCGCGGTGCTCGGCGGCGGGGTGATCGGCGTCGAGTTCGCGAGCCTCTGGCGATCGCTCGGCGCGGAGGTCACCATCATCGAGGCGCTGCCGCATCTGCTCCCCCTCGAGGACGAGGCGATCAGCAAGGGCCTGGAGAGGGCCTTTCGCCGCAGGGAGATCGACTTCCGCCTCGGCGTGCCGTTCCGCGGCGCCGAGCAGACGGATGCCGGCGTGACCGTGGCTCTTGAGAACGGTGACACGATCGAGGTCGAGCTGCTTCTCGTCGCGGTCGGGCGCGCGCCGGTCACCGGCGGCCTCGGTCTCGAAGAGCTCGGCGTCGAACTCGAGCGCGGTTTCGTCGCGACCGACGAACGGCTGCAGACATCCGTGCCAGGCCTGTACGCCGTCGGCGACATCGTCGCCGGCCCCCAGCTCGCGCACCGCGGCTTCCAGCACGGCGTGTTCGTCGCGGAGGAGATCGCGGGGCTCGCCCCCGCCGTCATCGGCGACGCGCTCATCCCGAAGATCGCGTACTGCAGCCCAGAGGTCGCCTCCGTCGGACTGAGCGAAGCCGCCGCGGTCGAGCGCTACGGCGCCGACGCGGTGAACGCCGTCTCGTCGTACGAGTACAGCCTTGCCGGCAACGCGCGCAGCGAGATCCTCGGCACGAACGGCGTCGTGAAGATCGTGCGTGTGGCTGGCGGCCCCGTCGTCGGCATCCATCTGCTCGGCGCACGAGTGGGCGAGCTCATCGGCGAGGCGCAGCTCGCCGTCGGGTGGGAGGCCCACCCGGAGGACGTCGCGCCGTTCGTCCACGCCCACCCGACGCAGAACGAAGCGCTGGGCGAGGCGTTCCTGAAGCTCGCAGGCAAGCCGCTGCACGCGCTGTGA
- the lipB gene encoding lipoyl(octanoyl) transferase LipB — MIEYRVTGLSANSVPYLEALELQRETHAAVVRGAAPDTVLLLEHPSVFTAGKRTEASERPTDGTPVIDVDRGGKITWHGPGQLVGYPIMRLKEPVDVVAFVRRLEQLMIDVIAEFGVDGHRVEGRSGVWVSQTTDAGEQAPDAKIGAIGLRVAEGVTMHGFALNCSNSLDAYEQIVACGIRDAGVTTITRELARRGDATVVDPTAVVPVLTRVFDRVLGEQAVLA; from the coding sequence ATGATCGAGTACCGCGTCACGGGACTAAGCGCCAATTCCGTGCCGTATCTCGAAGCCCTCGAACTCCAGCGTGAGACCCACGCTGCCGTGGTTCGCGGGGCGGCGCCCGACACCGTTCTGCTGCTTGAGCACCCGTCCGTGTTCACGGCCGGCAAGCGCACAGAGGCCTCTGAGCGGCCGACAGACGGCACGCCCGTGATCGACGTCGATCGCGGCGGCAAGATCACCTGGCACGGCCCGGGGCAACTGGTCGGCTACCCGATCATGCGTCTCAAGGAGCCCGTCGACGTGGTCGCGTTCGTCCGCCGCCTCGAGCAGCTGATGATCGACGTCATCGCCGAGTTCGGCGTGGACGGGCATCGCGTCGAAGGTCGCAGCGGCGTGTGGGTGAGCCAGACGACGGATGCCGGCGAGCAGGCCCCCGATGCCAAGATCGGTGCGATCGGCCTGCGCGTCGCCGAGGGCGTCACCATGCATGGCTTCGCGCTGAACTGCTCGAACAGCCTCGACGCCTACGAGCAGATCGTCGCATGCGGCATCCGCGACGCCGGCGTCACCACGATCACGCGCGAGCTCGCGCGTCGCGGCGACGCGACGGTGGTCGACCCCACCGCCGTCGTGCCCGTGCTGACGCGCGTCTTCGACCGGGTGCTCGGCGAGCAG
- a CDS encoding MFS transporter: MSRRGALVYATGLFAYLVAITQRTTIGVAGVSATERFHASAAVLSMLAVLQLVVYAGAQIPFGVLLDRFGPRRMMIGGLGVMAVGQVVVALSPNIGDAIVGRVLVGAGDATVFLSVIRLVSSWFPGRRVPVAVQWVSNVGQLGQVLSAVPFAAILHEAGWTPAFLSAAAFVVLGVVLVTTLVVDRPADAVEGPRPENWTQSLRQLGESLKMPGTQLGFWSHFVTMSPMTMFTLMWGLPFLVFGLGYPRAEASVLLIVPVVAGMVVGPILGVLTGRHPLRRSNIVLMVVAAMAAIWAVMLLWPGKPPFAVVVLMLVIVGIGGPGSAIGFDFARTSNPLHALGSANGVVNVGGFSASFVMIYVIGSLLDLAHSHFGQPMYSLASFRVAFLIVFAVLAVGLVGVVRARRRTRARMLDEEGIRVAPIWVALNDAWARRKAARG, translated from the coding sequence GTGAGCCGCCGCGGAGCCCTGGTCTATGCGACCGGGCTCTTCGCGTATCTGGTGGCCATCACCCAGCGGACGACCATCGGCGTCGCCGGCGTCAGCGCCACCGAGCGATTCCATGCGAGCGCCGCCGTGCTGTCGATGCTCGCCGTGCTCCAGCTCGTCGTCTACGCAGGGGCGCAGATCCCGTTCGGGGTGCTGCTCGACCGGTTCGGCCCGCGCCGCATGATGATCGGGGGTCTCGGCGTCATGGCCGTCGGCCAGGTCGTCGTCGCGCTCTCGCCGAACATCGGCGACGCCATCGTCGGCCGCGTGCTCGTCGGCGCGGGCGACGCGACGGTGTTCCTGTCCGTGATCCGGCTCGTGAGCTCGTGGTTCCCCGGCCGCAGGGTGCCCGTCGCGGTGCAGTGGGTCAGCAACGTCGGCCAGCTCGGCCAGGTGCTCTCGGCTGTGCCGTTCGCGGCGATCCTGCACGAGGCGGGGTGGACGCCCGCATTCCTCTCAGCCGCGGCATTCGTCGTGCTCGGGGTGGTGCTCGTCACGACCCTGGTCGTCGACCGTCCGGCCGATGCGGTCGAGGGTCCGCGCCCCGAGAACTGGACCCAGTCGCTGCGACAGCTGGGGGAGAGCCTCAAGATGCCGGGCACGCAGCTCGGCTTCTGGTCGCATTTCGTCACCATGAGCCCGATGACGATGTTCACGCTGATGTGGGGGCTGCCGTTTCTCGTCTTCGGGCTCGGCTACCCCCGAGCCGAGGCATCCGTCCTTCTCATCGTTCCGGTCGTCGCCGGCATGGTCGTGGGGCCGATCCTCGGCGTGCTCACCGGGCGCCACCCGCTGCGCCGATCGAACATCGTTCTCATGGTGGTCGCGGCCATGGCGGCGATCTGGGCCGTCATGCTGCTCTGGCCGGGGAAGCCGCCGTTCGCCGTCGTTGTGCTGATGCTCGTGATCGTCGGGATCGGCGGCCCGGGCTCTGCGATCGGATTCGACTTCGCGCGCACCTCGAATCCGCTGCACGCCCTCGGCTCGGCGAACGGGGTCGTCAATGTCGGCGGCTTCAGCGCCAGCTTCGTCATGATCTACGTCATCGGGTCGCTGCTCGACCTCGCCCATTCGCATTTCGGACAGCCGATGTACTCGCTCGCGTCCTTCCGCGTCGCGTTCCTCATCGTGTTCGCCGTGCTGGCGGTCGGGCTGGTCGGCGTCGTGCGGGCGAGGCGCCGCACGCGGGCGCGGATGCTGGACGAAGAGGGAATACGCGTGGCCCCGATCTGGGTTGCACTGAATGATGCATGGGCTCGCCGAAAGGCCGCGCGGGGCTGA
- a CDS encoding leucyl aminopeptidase, translating to MTAAELIIVPEVAVADAEILVFAATADKPAPTVVGAELAPELVRAVAEQLPLVGFGGGADELARLAVDGRAIAVIGLGKSVTADGVRAAAGSAVRQLAGAASVALALTADDELLPAVLAGAALGSYSYDVYRTASKAGAKTPVARIQVVSGVADAAAALTRARVDADAVALVKDLFNQPPLDLYPETFVHAAREAVGHLPVAVQVWDEQALADEGFGGILGVGQGSTRGPRLAKLSYSPVGATQHLALVGKGITFDSGGLSLKPPTGMIGMKGDMTGAAVALAAVRAVAELELPVRVTAWLCLAENMPSGAAIRPGDVLRIRGGKTVEVLNTDAEGRLVMADGLVAASEEHPDQLIDVATLTGAKVTALGVRYSAVMGDDGLVDELRAAAADSGELLWPMPLPDELRATINSGIADLANANPGVAAGGMLLAGVFLREFVGAQADGDDAPRIPWAHLDIAGSEENKGGPYGFTGKGGTGVAVRLLVRHAERLAAAASTVG from the coding sequence ATGACCGCAGCTGAGCTCATCATCGTTCCCGAGGTGGCCGTAGCCGACGCCGAGATCCTGGTGTTCGCCGCGACGGCCGACAAGCCCGCACCGACCGTCGTCGGCGCGGAACTCGCCCCAGAGCTGGTCAGGGCGGTCGCCGAGCAGCTTCCGTTGGTCGGCTTCGGCGGCGGTGCCGACGAGCTCGCGCGGCTCGCTGTCGACGGCCGTGCGATCGCCGTGATCGGTCTCGGGAAGAGCGTGACGGCGGACGGGGTGCGGGCGGCGGCCGGTTCGGCTGTGCGGCAGCTTGCCGGTGCGGCATCCGTCGCCCTCGCCCTGACCGCCGATGACGAGCTGCTGCCTGCCGTGCTGGCCGGCGCCGCGCTCGGCTCCTACTCCTACGACGTGTATCGCACGGCGAGCAAGGCGGGCGCGAAGACGCCGGTCGCGCGCATCCAGGTGGTGAGCGGGGTGGCGGATGCCGCAGCCGCGCTCACCCGCGCCAGGGTCGACGCCGACGCGGTGGCGCTCGTCAAGGACCTCTTCAACCAGCCGCCCCTCGACCTGTACCCCGAAACCTTCGTGCACGCGGCCCGTGAAGCGGTGGGCCACCTGCCGGTCGCGGTGCAGGTGTGGGACGAGCAGGCGCTCGCGGACGAGGGCTTCGGCGGCATCCTGGGGGTCGGCCAGGGGTCGACGCGCGGGCCCCGCCTCGCCAAGCTGAGCTACTCCCCCGTCGGCGCGACCCAGCACCTGGCGCTGGTCGGCAAGGGCATCACCTTCGACTCGGGCGGCCTGTCGCTCAAGCCGCCCACCGGCATGATCGGCATGAAGGGCGACATGACGGGTGCGGCGGTCGCGCTCGCCGCAGTGCGCGCGGTCGCCGAGCTCGAGCTGCCCGTGCGGGTCACCGCGTGGCTGTGTCTCGCAGAGAACATGCCCTCCGGCGCTGCCATTCGCCCGGGGGACGTGCTGCGCATCCGCGGCGGGAAGACCGTCGAGGTGCTGAACACCGACGCAGAGGGGCGGCTCGTCATGGCGGACGGGCTCGTCGCAGCCAGCGAGGAGCACCCTGACCAGCTCATCGACGTCGCGACACTGACCGGCGCCAAGGTGACGGCGCTCGGCGTGCGGTACTCCGCGGTCATGGGTGACGACGGCCTCGTCGACGAACTGCGCGCGGCTGCAGCCGACTCGGGCGAGCTGCTCTGGCCGATGCCGCTGCCGGACGAGCTGCGCGCGACCATCAATTCGGGAATAGCGGACCTCGCGAACGCGAACCCCGGCGTCGCCGCAGGGGGGATGCTGCTGGCCGGCGTCTTCCTGCGCGAGTTCGTCGGCGCGCAGGCCGACGGCGACGACGCGCCCCGGATTCCGTGGGCGCACCTCGACATCGCCGGCTCCGAGGAGAACAAGGGCGGCCCGTACGGCTTCACCGGCAAGGGCGGCACGGGCGTCGCCGTGCGCCTGCTCGTGCGCCACGCTGAGCGGCTCGCCGCCGCGGCGAGCACGGTCGGCTAG
- the sucB gene encoding 2-oxoglutarate dehydrogenase, E2 component, dihydrolipoamide succinyltransferase, giving the protein MSESVSLPALGESVTEGTVTRWLKNVGDRVEVDEPLLEVSTDKVDTEIPSPVAGVIEAILVQEDETVEVGTALVTIGDGSGAAAPAEAEPAPAAAPEPVAPPEPAPAPEPVAAPAPEPVPAPEPVPAPAAAPAAVVAPEPVAAPAAAAPAPQPVAPAAPAAPAPAPAAAAPAAPAAGGAHAGGGYVTPIVRKIASEQGVDLNSVAGTGVGGRIRKEDVLNAASGASSAPVAAPAPAPAPLEVSPLRGSTVAATRLTKVMSQRAVESMQQTAQLTTVVKVDVTKVAALRDRVKADFQAKTGNKLSFLPFFAKAALEALQVYPIINSTFDGENITYPATENLAIAVDTDRGLLTPVIKDASSLDIAGLAAQIADLAGRTRDNKLKPDELAGGTFTLTNTGSRGALFDTPVVFLPQSAILGTGIVVKEPTVIKADGQDVIAIRSIVYLALSYDHRTIAGADAARYLGAVKARLEQAAFEGDLGI; this is encoded by the coding sequence ATGAGCGAATCCGTCAGCCTCCCGGCACTCGGCGAGAGTGTTACAGAAGGCACGGTTACCCGCTGGCTCAAGAACGTCGGCGATCGTGTAGAGGTCGACGAGCCCCTGCTCGAGGTCTCGACCGACAAGGTCGACACCGAGATCCCCTCTCCGGTGGCAGGCGTCATCGAGGCGATCCTCGTGCAGGAGGACGAGACCGTCGAGGTCGGCACCGCGCTCGTGACCATCGGCGACGGCAGCGGCGCCGCCGCCCCGGCCGAGGCGGAGCCGGCCCCTGCTGCTGCGCCGGAGCCTGTCGCGCCCCCCGAGCCCGCACCGGCGCCCGAGCCCGTCGCGGCCCCCGCGCCTGAGCCTGTTCCCGCTCCCGAGCCTGTCCCGGCCCCCGCGGCCGCGCCCGCGGCTGTGGTCGCTCCGGAGCCCGTGGCGGCTCCCGCTGCTGCCGCGCCCGCTCCTCAGCCTGTTGCACCGGCTGCTCCTGCTGCCCCGGCTCCGGCCCCTGCAGCCGCGGCCCCTGCTGCGCCCGCCGCGGGCGGCGCCCACGCGGGCGGCGGCTACGTCACCCCGATCGTTCGCAAGATCGCGAGCGAGCAGGGCGTCGACCTCAACAGTGTGGCCGGCACCGGCGTCGGCGGTCGCATCCGCAAGGAGGACGTGCTCAACGCCGCCTCCGGTGCGAGCTCAGCGCCCGTCGCGGCTCCGGCTCCGGCTCCTGCTCCGCTCGAGGTCTCGCCGCTGCGCGGAAGCACCGTTGCGGCCACGCGCCTGACGAAGGTCATGTCGCAGCGCGCGGTCGAGTCGATGCAGCAGACGGCTCAGCTCACCACCGTCGTCAAGGTCGACGTCACCAAGGTCGCCGCGCTGCGAGACAGGGTGAAGGCCGACTTCCAGGCCAAGACCGGAAACAAGCTGTCCTTCCTGCCGTTCTTCGCCAAGGCGGCGCTTGAGGCGCTGCAGGTCTACCCGATCATCAACTCGACGTTCGACGGTGAGAACATCACCTACCCCGCCACCGAGAACCTCGCGATCGCCGTCGACACCGACCGCGGCCTGCTCACGCCGGTGATCAAGGACGCCAGCTCGCTTGACATCGCCGGCCTCGCCGCGCAGATCGCCGACCTCGCCGGCCGCACGCGCGACAACAAGCTGAAGCCCGACGAGCTCGCCGGCGGCACGTTCACGCTGACCAACACCGGGTCGCGCGGCGCGCTGTTCGACACTCCGGTCGTGTTCCTGCCGCAGTCCGCGATCCTCGGCACGGGCATCGTCGTCAAGGAGCCGACCGTCATCAAGGCCGACGGCCAGGATGTCATCGCGATCCGCTCGATCGTCTATCTCGCCCTGTCGTACGACCACCGCACCATCGCGGGGGCAGACGCTGCGCGCTACCTGGGCGCTGTCAAGGCCCGTCTCGAGCAGGCGGCCTTCGAGGGCGACCTCGGCATCTAG